In Sphaeramia orbicularis chromosome 15, fSphaOr1.1, whole genome shotgun sequence, a single genomic region encodes these proteins:
- the pik3ap1 gene encoding phosphoinositide 3-kinase adapter protein 1 isoform X1: protein MEEHVPAIPSDGTKPPESYDLLILHTAEAQEWASYLQQILKSSRTFHHRSILLYAVGPADQLHGYNFDCFQSSKCIVLLLAGVFLDMLCEPELQEALHRLLYPPYRVVALLCGVTEDAILTESFEDWPYWRKLYSEDEPAVYISTILECVNESTREEAKRQEYEKLQCLTAASPTHEVVCEEHQENVQKENVQRDEEPVNEVNSKTDTDSSAHPSCLSVQPSRVRCGEQQTIYIMLKDRVDVESVPEVEFSSEHAAAKRIRATVENEYTLSVCAPDMPAGAVSVTLHTEQSSMNLRPLTFFTDLGEVSRHLENAADPVNFICQAFNLTSNSRESLDIMLTDSLKSKMPATGMQLFGIRQIEENNMASCKRNEELPTLLHFAAKYGLKKLTSTLLQCPGALQAYSVMNRNGDYPNTLAEKNGFSDLRQFIDEYVVSATKTVDLYEQNEETADMLKSHIEETINTEENADVYEMMTANSEDIMMKYSGCSEDIYESMLGIDPECAEDLYEVMNAVDENPEEAMLRKFFQAKPLPPPITEDKEPPDNEEEEKCEYPPEFGQIEEEEDPYALSSEDIYDIVDTSLCNPGILNRPPAPVPRPEPEAAPEPEPEKHMTYISRVFSDKGTPESTSMENTFPAARPVSETPSSVYDPYAGMKTPGQRQLISLQERVKVGEITVDEAVQEFKAWQFDHERRANSLRYQQENLKRLRDSITRRHKQREKDGQTDYEISAPLQRNLYWGAPVTLECSVYEPTPRVVAPPPSAVQVIQRSTWKTGSTSSTSSTESNRLSTHSTFSLSSGTEPDEDTIENLPPPPPRPPRTSDAPPLIPPPRIPPRIPERAPEKVLHERYISCPTRALPQRPPSRFTSTAPPIPSRPR from the exons acggCACCAAGCCTCCTGAGTCCTACGACCTCTTGATCCTCCACACGGCCGAGGCTCAGGAATGGGCGTCGTACCTGCAGCAGATCCTAAAGTCCTCCAGAACCTTCCACCACAGGTCCATTCTGCTGTACGCCGTGGGCCCGGCCGATCAGCTCCACGGGTACAACTTTGACTGTTTCCAGAGCTCCAAGTGCATCGTCCTGCTGCTGGCCGGCGTCTTCCTGGACATGCTCTGTGAGCCGGAGCTGCAGGAGGCGCTGCACAGACTCCTTTATCCCCCCTACAGGGTGGTGGCGCTGCTGTGCGGCGTGACGGAGGACGCCATCCTGACCGAGAGCTTCGAAGACTGGCCATACTGGAGGAAACTGTACTCAGAGGACGAACCGGCCGTCTACATCTCCACCATCCTGGAGTGTGTCAATGAGA gTACTAGAGAGGAGGCCAAACGTCAGGAATATGAGAAACTTCAGTGTCTGACGGCAGCTTCACCGACACATGAGGTGGTTTGTGAAGAACATCAGGAGAACGTCCAGAAAGAGAACGTCCAGAGGGATGAAGAACCTGTGAATGAAGTGAATTCCAAAACAGACACTGACTCATCGGCTCACCCCAGCTGTCTGAGCGTTCAACCCAGCAGAGTCCGATGTGgg GAGCAGCAGACCATTTATATCATGTTAAAGGACAGAGTGGATGTGGAGTCGGTACCAGAGGTGGAGTTTTCATCAGAACATGCAGCTGCCAAACGGATCAGAGCCACGGTGGAGAATGAATACACTCTGAGCGTCTGTGCACCCG ATATGCCGGCTGGAGCGGTGTCTGTCACCCTGCACACTGAGCAGTCGTCCATGAACCTGAGGCCGCTGACGTTCTTCACCGACCTGGGAGAAGTCAGCCGACATCTGGAAAACGCAGCGGATCCGGTTAACTTCATCTGTCAG GCCTTCAACCTGACGTCCAACTCCAGAGAATCACTGGACATCATGTTAACTGACTCTTTGAAATCCAAGATGCCTGCGACGGGGATGCAGCTGTTTGGAATCAGACAGATTGAAGAAAACAATATGGCATCAT GTAAGCGGAACGAGGAGCTTCCCACGCTGCTTCACTTTGCGGCCAAGTACGGTCTGAAGAAGCTGACCAGCACCCTCCTCCAGTGTCCCGGCGCTCTGCAGGCGTACAGCGTCATGAACAGGAACGGCGACTACCCCAACACGCTGGCCGAGAAGAACGGCTTCTCCGACCTCAGGCAGTTCATCGACGAATATGTCGTAAGCGCAACGAAGACGGTGGATTTATACGAACAAAATGAG GAGACGGCGGACATGCTCAAGTCTCACATTGAGGAGACCATCAACACGGAGGAGAACGCAGACGTGTACGAGATGATGACGGCGAATTCAGAGGACATCATGATGAAGTACTCGGGATGTTCGGAGGACATCTACGAGTCCATGCTGGGCATCGACCCTGAATGTGCAGAGGATTTAT atgaggTAATGAACGCTGTGGATGAAAACCCAGAGGAGGCCATGCTTAGGAAGTTCTTCCAAG CCaaacctcttcctcctcccatcACCGAAGACAAAGAGCCCCCGGAtaatgaagaggaggagaaatgtgAGTATCCGCCCGAGTTCGGTCAGATTGAAGAAGAGGAGGATCCGTACGCCCTGAGCTCAGAAGACATCTACGACATCGTGGACACAAGTCTGTGCAACCCGGGAATCCTGAACCGTCCACCGGCTCCTGTTCCCAGACCGGAACCAGAGGCTGccccggaaccagaaccagaaaagCACATGACCTACATATCCAGAG taTTTTCAGATAAAGGTACACCTGAGAGTACGAGCATGGAAAACACATTTCCAGCAG CTCGGCCGGTGTCTGAGACCCCCTCCTCTGTTTATGACCCCTACGCTGGCATGAAGACCCCCGGGCAGAGGCAGCTCATCTCTCTGCAGGAGCGGGTCAAAGTGGGGGAGATCACCGTGGACGAGGCCGTGCAGGAGTTCAAGGCCTGGCAGTTCGACCACGAGCGCAGAGCCAACTCTTTACGATACCAACAG GAAAATCTGAAGAGACTACGAGACAGCATCACCAGACGACACAAACAGAGAGAGAAGGATGGACAGACCG ATTATGAGATAAGCGCCCCGCTGCAGAGGAACCTGTACTGGGGGGCCCCTGTCACTTTAGAGTGCTCTGTGTACGAGCCCACGCCCAGAGTGGTAGCCCCGCCCCCCTCAGCGGTGCAGGTCATCCAGAGAAGCACCTGGAAGACGGGCAGCACCTCCAGCACCTCCA GTACTGAGAGCAACAGGCTGAGCACCCACAGTACGTTTAGTTTGAGCAGCGGAACAGAGCCCGACGAG GACACGATAGAAAacctccctcctcctccaccacgaCCTCCACGCACATCGGACGCTCCGCCCCTCATCCCTCCTCCCAGGATTCCTCCACGAATCCCAGAGCG
- the pik3ap1 gene encoding phosphoinositide 3-kinase adapter protein 1 isoform X2 yields MEEHVPAIPSDGTKPPESYDLLILHTAEAQEWASYLQQILKSSRTFHHRSILLYAVGPADQLHGYNFDCFQSSKCIVLLLAGVFLDMLCEPELQEALHRLLYPPYRVVALLCGVTEDAILTESFEDWPYWRKLYSEDEPAVYISTILECVNESTREEAKRQEYEKLQCLTAASPTHEVVCEEHQENVQKENVQRDEEPVNEVNSKTDTDSSAHPSCLSVQPSRVRCGEQQTIYIMLKDRVDVESVPEVEFSSEHAAAKRIRATVENEYTLSVCAPDMPAGAVSVTLHTEQSSMNLRPLTFFTDLGEVSRHLENAADPVNFICQAFNLTSNSRESLDIMLTDSLKSKMPATGMQLFGIRQIEENNMASCKRNEELPTLLHFAAKYGLKKLTSTLLQCPGALQAYSVMNRNGDYPNTLAEKNGFSDLRQFIDEYVETADMLKSHIEETINTEENADVYEMMTANSEDIMMKYSGCSEDIYESMLGIDPECAEDLYEVMNAVDENPEEAMLRKFFQAKPLPPPITEDKEPPDNEEEEKCEYPPEFGQIEEEEDPYALSSEDIYDIVDTSLCNPGILNRPPAPVPRPEPEAAPEPEPEKHMTYISRVFSDKGTPESTSMENTFPAARPVSETPSSVYDPYAGMKTPGQRQLISLQERVKVGEITVDEAVQEFKAWQFDHERRANSLRYQQENLKRLRDSITRRHKQREKDGQTDYEISAPLQRNLYWGAPVTLECSVYEPTPRVVAPPPSAVQVIQRSTWKTGSTSSTSSTESNRLSTHSTFSLSSGTEPDEDTIENLPPPPPRPPRTSDAPPLIPPPRIPPRIPERAPEKVLHERYISCPTRALPQRPPSRFTSTAPPIPSRPR; encoded by the exons acggCACCAAGCCTCCTGAGTCCTACGACCTCTTGATCCTCCACACGGCCGAGGCTCAGGAATGGGCGTCGTACCTGCAGCAGATCCTAAAGTCCTCCAGAACCTTCCACCACAGGTCCATTCTGCTGTACGCCGTGGGCCCGGCCGATCAGCTCCACGGGTACAACTTTGACTGTTTCCAGAGCTCCAAGTGCATCGTCCTGCTGCTGGCCGGCGTCTTCCTGGACATGCTCTGTGAGCCGGAGCTGCAGGAGGCGCTGCACAGACTCCTTTATCCCCCCTACAGGGTGGTGGCGCTGCTGTGCGGCGTGACGGAGGACGCCATCCTGACCGAGAGCTTCGAAGACTGGCCATACTGGAGGAAACTGTACTCAGAGGACGAACCGGCCGTCTACATCTCCACCATCCTGGAGTGTGTCAATGAGA gTACTAGAGAGGAGGCCAAACGTCAGGAATATGAGAAACTTCAGTGTCTGACGGCAGCTTCACCGACACATGAGGTGGTTTGTGAAGAACATCAGGAGAACGTCCAGAAAGAGAACGTCCAGAGGGATGAAGAACCTGTGAATGAAGTGAATTCCAAAACAGACACTGACTCATCGGCTCACCCCAGCTGTCTGAGCGTTCAACCCAGCAGAGTCCGATGTGgg GAGCAGCAGACCATTTATATCATGTTAAAGGACAGAGTGGATGTGGAGTCGGTACCAGAGGTGGAGTTTTCATCAGAACATGCAGCTGCCAAACGGATCAGAGCCACGGTGGAGAATGAATACACTCTGAGCGTCTGTGCACCCG ATATGCCGGCTGGAGCGGTGTCTGTCACCCTGCACACTGAGCAGTCGTCCATGAACCTGAGGCCGCTGACGTTCTTCACCGACCTGGGAGAAGTCAGCCGACATCTGGAAAACGCAGCGGATCCGGTTAACTTCATCTGTCAG GCCTTCAACCTGACGTCCAACTCCAGAGAATCACTGGACATCATGTTAACTGACTCTTTGAAATCCAAGATGCCTGCGACGGGGATGCAGCTGTTTGGAATCAGACAGATTGAAGAAAACAATATGGCATCAT GTAAGCGGAACGAGGAGCTTCCCACGCTGCTTCACTTTGCGGCCAAGTACGGTCTGAAGAAGCTGACCAGCACCCTCCTCCAGTGTCCCGGCGCTCTGCAGGCGTACAGCGTCATGAACAGGAACGGCGACTACCCCAACACGCTGGCCGAGAAGAACGGCTTCTCCGACCTCAGGCAGTTCATCGACGAATATGTC GAGACGGCGGACATGCTCAAGTCTCACATTGAGGAGACCATCAACACGGAGGAGAACGCAGACGTGTACGAGATGATGACGGCGAATTCAGAGGACATCATGATGAAGTACTCGGGATGTTCGGAGGACATCTACGAGTCCATGCTGGGCATCGACCCTGAATGTGCAGAGGATTTAT atgaggTAATGAACGCTGTGGATGAAAACCCAGAGGAGGCCATGCTTAGGAAGTTCTTCCAAG CCaaacctcttcctcctcccatcACCGAAGACAAAGAGCCCCCGGAtaatgaagaggaggagaaatgtgAGTATCCGCCCGAGTTCGGTCAGATTGAAGAAGAGGAGGATCCGTACGCCCTGAGCTCAGAAGACATCTACGACATCGTGGACACAAGTCTGTGCAACCCGGGAATCCTGAACCGTCCACCGGCTCCTGTTCCCAGACCGGAACCAGAGGCTGccccggaaccagaaccagaaaagCACATGACCTACATATCCAGAG taTTTTCAGATAAAGGTACACCTGAGAGTACGAGCATGGAAAACACATTTCCAGCAG CTCGGCCGGTGTCTGAGACCCCCTCCTCTGTTTATGACCCCTACGCTGGCATGAAGACCCCCGGGCAGAGGCAGCTCATCTCTCTGCAGGAGCGGGTCAAAGTGGGGGAGATCACCGTGGACGAGGCCGTGCAGGAGTTCAAGGCCTGGCAGTTCGACCACGAGCGCAGAGCCAACTCTTTACGATACCAACAG GAAAATCTGAAGAGACTACGAGACAGCATCACCAGACGACACAAACAGAGAGAGAAGGATGGACAGACCG ATTATGAGATAAGCGCCCCGCTGCAGAGGAACCTGTACTGGGGGGCCCCTGTCACTTTAGAGTGCTCTGTGTACGAGCCCACGCCCAGAGTGGTAGCCCCGCCCCCCTCAGCGGTGCAGGTCATCCAGAGAAGCACCTGGAAGACGGGCAGCACCTCCAGCACCTCCA GTACTGAGAGCAACAGGCTGAGCACCCACAGTACGTTTAGTTTGAGCAGCGGAACAGAGCCCGACGAG GACACGATAGAAAacctccctcctcctccaccacgaCCTCCACGCACATCGGACGCTCCGCCCCTCATCCCTCCTCCCAGGATTCCTCCACGAATCCCAGAGCG